The Deinococcota bacterium genome includes a region encoding these proteins:
- a CDS encoding AraC family transcriptional regulator: protein MDWIKRLNQGPRLIALGEGVAEVLDWAYSPHLPDNVPHRHAHFELCQVGAYGSGHFIVEDRPYAICPGDLFIARPGVVHQIVNHTHPDMELFWVSFLLTPKADPPRGEVDALLHMFAGSPVVVVADAERSIAALWQALRTVAQGSPRAGYDTQLSGLTASLLIAMAQAGAGPAALLTEAAVEQDGGAVRARLAARYVHDNLDRRLSVSEIAAHVHLSPRQLSRLFARLIGTSPAAYVEQTRLERACALLQQSGAPIKSIAAAVGYDSVHHFSRAFSRRFACSPGAFRQTNARAVPKSQRRDGSGQRHADAPLLQ, encoded by the coding sequence ATGGACTGGATCAAGAGATTAAATCAGGGACCGCGGCTAATCGCCTTAGGCGAGGGGGTAGCGGAGGTGCTCGACTGGGCCTATTCGCCCCATTTGCCCGACAACGTCCCGCACCGCCACGCCCACTTCGAACTCTGCCAGGTCGGCGCCTATGGTTCAGGACATTTCATCGTCGAAGATCGCCCCTACGCCATCTGTCCGGGCGACCTCTTTATCGCGCGGCCCGGCGTGGTCCATCAGATCGTCAACCACACGCATCCGGACATGGAGCTTTTCTGGGTTTCGTTTCTGTTGACGCCCAAAGCGGACCCGCCGAGGGGGGAGGTGGATGCGTTGCTGCACATGTTCGCCGGATCGCCGGTCGTGGTCGTCGCCGACGCGGAAAGGAGTATCGCCGCGCTGTGGCAGGCGTTGCGAACCGTGGCGCAGGGAAGTCCGAGGGCCGGCTACGACACGCAGCTAAGCGGCCTGACGGCCTCGCTCCTCATCGCGATGGCCCAAGCGGGGGCGGGGCCGGCGGCGCTCCTCACCGAAGCGGCCGTCGAGCAAGACGGTGGCGCGGTCCGCGCACGGCTGGCCGCGCGCTACGTACACGACAACCTGGACCGTCGCTTATCCGTCTCCGAGATCGCCGCACACGTGCATCTGTCGCCACGGCAGTTGTCGCGCCTTTTCGCTCGCCTGATCGGCACCTCACCCGCCGCTTATGTCGAGCAGACGCGTTTGGAGCGCGCTTGCGCCCTGTTGCAACAGAGCGGCGCCCCGATCAAGAGCATTGCCGCTGCCGTCGGCTACGACAGCGTGCATCACTTTTCACGCGCCTTTTCGCGACGTTTCGCCTGCTCGCCGGGTGCGTTTCGCCAGACCAACGCCCGCGCTGTCCCAAAAAGCCAAAGGCGCGACGGATCGGGCCAAAGACATGCCGATGCGCCCCTGTTACAGTGA